A window of Aeromicrobium sp. Root236 contains these coding sequences:
- a CDS encoding histidinol-phosphate transaminase: MPLPAWVPIRDELRDDEPYGAPQLDVPVQLNTNENPYGPSELVAKDIGDSVRDAALSLNRYPDREATALRTALAAYLGHGLTADRVWAANGSNEIMQQVLQAFGGPGRTAVSFAPTYSMYPEYARNTHTRWVAGRRRDDFGLDVDAALELIASERPDVVILTSPNNPTGTALDPAHTRAIVEAAPGIVVVDEAYAEFRRDGTPSALELLDEFPRLLVTRTMSKAFALAGGRLGYVAADAAIIDALRIVRLPYHLSAVSQAAATAALRHEDELLAQVDALRVTRDETATWLREQGFEVAESDANFILFGRFDDRHAVWQGLLDHGVLIREVGPLEWLRVSIGTPDEMTAFRDALLEVTR, encoded by the coding sequence ATGCCGCTGCCCGCGTGGGTGCCCATCCGCGACGAGCTCCGCGACGACGAACCGTACGGCGCACCTCAGCTCGACGTCCCGGTGCAGCTCAACACGAACGAGAACCCCTACGGTCCCAGCGAGCTCGTCGCCAAGGACATCGGTGACTCGGTGCGTGATGCCGCCCTGTCGCTCAACCGCTATCCCGACCGCGAGGCGACCGCACTGCGCACGGCCCTGGCGGCCTACCTGGGCCACGGACTGACCGCGGACCGGGTGTGGGCAGCCAACGGCTCCAACGAGATCATGCAGCAGGTGCTGCAGGCGTTCGGCGGCCCGGGCCGCACCGCGGTGTCGTTCGCCCCCACGTACTCGATGTATCCGGAGTACGCCCGCAACACCCACACCCGCTGGGTCGCCGGGCGAAGGCGAGACGACTTCGGCCTCGACGTGGACGCGGCGCTCGAGCTCATCGCGTCCGAACGTCCCGACGTCGTGATCCTCACCTCGCCCAACAACCCGACCGGCACCGCGCTGGACCCGGCACACACGCGCGCGATCGTCGAGGCGGCGCCCGGCATCGTCGTGGTGGACGAGGCCTACGCGGAGTTCCGGCGCGACGGCACCCCGAGCGCCCTCGAGCTGCTCGACGAGTTCCCCCGGCTGCTGGTGACCCGCACGATGAGCAAGGCGTTCGCACTGGCCGGTGGCCGGCTCGGCTACGTCGCGGCGGACGCCGCGATCATCGACGCGCTGCGCATCGTGCGCCTGCCCTATCACCTCTCAGCGGTGAGCCAGGCCGCTGCGACCGCTGCACTGCGGCACGAGGACGAGCTGCTGGCGCAGGTCGACGCCCTCCGGGTCACCCGCGACGAGACTGCGACCTGGTTGCGCGAGCAGGGATTCGAGGTCGCGGAGTCCGACGCCAACTTCATCCTGTTCGGGCGGTTCGACGACCGGCACGCGGTCTGGCAGGGCCTGCTCGACCACGGCGTCCTGATCCGCGAGGTCGGACCCCTAGAATGGCTGCGCGTGTCGATCGGCACGCCGGACGAGATGACCGCGTTCCGAGACGCACTCCTGGAGGTGACCCGATGA
- a CDS encoding alpha/beta fold hydrolase codes for MKLLLVPGFWLGAWSWDRISPALEAAGHDVTALTLPGLESVDTDRAGIGLAEHVAAVVAEIDRADGPVVLVGHSGGGTVIHAAVDQRPDRVARAVYVDSGPLPHGTPTNPHLPSDGADLPLPEWDVFRADGSHDLDDFTEAQLADFRERAVPHPAAAAQDPQVLSDDARYGVPITLITTTFTQEQIDTYTEAGEDYFAELPKMKDVTIIELPTSHWPQFTKPEQLAEVLRDAI; via the coding sequence ATGAAGCTTCTCCTCGTTCCCGGATTCTGGCTCGGTGCATGGTCGTGGGACCGCATCTCCCCCGCACTCGAAGCCGCCGGCCATGACGTCACCGCGCTCACGCTCCCCGGCCTCGAGTCGGTCGACACCGATCGCGCCGGCATCGGCCTCGCCGAGCACGTCGCGGCGGTCGTCGCCGAGATCGACCGGGCAGACGGGCCTGTCGTGCTCGTCGGGCACAGCGGCGGCGGCACGGTCATCCACGCTGCGGTCGACCAGCGCCCCGATCGGGTCGCACGAGCGGTCTACGTCGACAGTGGGCCGCTCCCCCACGGCACGCCCACCAATCCCCACCTGCCCTCCGACGGTGCGGACCTCCCGCTGCCGGAGTGGGACGTCTTCCGCGCCGACGGATCGCACGACCTCGACGACTTCACCGAGGCGCAGCTCGCCGACTTCCGCGAGCGCGCCGTGCCGCATCCCGCGGCCGCCGCCCAGGATCCCCAGGTGCTGTCCGACGACGCGCGCTACGGCGTGCCGATCACTCTCATCACGACGACGTTCACGCAGGAGCAGATCGACACCTACACCGAGGCGGGCGAGGACTACTTCGCCGAGCTGCCCAAGATGAAGGACGTCACGATCATCGAGCTGCCGACCAGTCACTGGCCGCAGTTCACCAAGCCCGAGCAGCTCGCCGAGGTGCTGCGCGACGCGATCTGA
- a CDS encoding ABC transporter ATP-binding protein → MSDRTTAGPTTAAQPEPDERDLGTTDHTHVTGRGFALLGQGIREQRFLFTLSVIGSILYGAMTVADAWVLGWATDHVIRPSFARGEIAKGALAGAIALFLAVAILRGLGVIGRRLIGGVVFYRLIADYRRRVTRKYLSLPMAWHHRHPTGQLLSNANADVEATWSVFMPLPMAVGVIAMLVAAIVAMLAADVVLTIVGLIVFPALFAINVFYQRWLSPKVSYAQSLRGDVSSVAHESFDGALVVKSLGREADETERFTKVTHELRDANIAVGRIRSMFDPLLEALPNLGILLVIVLGVGRVASGAADPGDVVQVAYLFTVVAFPVRAIGWVLGELPRSVVGWERVSSVLDAEGSMAYGSRTLPGSGPVALDIDGLTFGFADPSTGSGTAVKDVLRGIDVEVEPGKVVAVVGATGSGKSTLTSLLTRLVDPQHGAIRVDGHDIRELSHAELAKAIAVVPQATFLFDDSVRENVTLGGDFSDEDVWAALRTVQADGFVARLPEGLDAELGERGTTLSGGQRQRLSLARALVRRPRLLVMDDATSAVDPEVEQRILKALAAHTADDDGPTVLVVAYRKATIALADEVVFLDNGVIADRGSHDELVARSADYRNLVNAYDHAREVES, encoded by the coding sequence GTGTCCGATAGGACGACGGCCGGCCCCACGACGGCGGCCCAGCCCGAGCCGGACGAGCGTGACCTCGGAACGACCGACCACACCCATGTGACCGGTCGTGGTTTCGCGCTGCTCGGCCAGGGCATCCGCGAGCAGCGGTTCCTGTTCACCCTCTCGGTGATCGGCAGCATCCTCTACGGCGCCATGACGGTCGCCGACGCCTGGGTGCTCGGCTGGGCCACCGACCACGTGATCCGCCCGTCGTTCGCCCGCGGCGAGATCGCCAAGGGCGCGCTGGCCGGCGCGATCGCGCTGTTCCTCGCCGTGGCCATCCTGCGTGGCCTCGGTGTCATCGGACGCCGGCTCATCGGCGGCGTCGTGTTCTACCGCCTCATCGCCGACTACCGCCGCCGGGTCACCCGCAAGTACCTCTCGCTGCCGATGGCGTGGCACCACCGCCATCCGACGGGGCAGCTGCTCTCCAACGCCAACGCCGACGTCGAGGCGACCTGGTCGGTCTTCATGCCGCTGCCGATGGCCGTCGGCGTCATCGCGATGCTGGTCGCCGCGATCGTCGCGATGCTGGCGGCCGACGTGGTGCTGACGATCGTCGGGCTGATCGTCTTCCCGGCGCTGTTCGCCATCAACGTGTTCTACCAGCGTTGGCTCTCGCCCAAGGTCTCGTACGCCCAGTCGCTCCGTGGTGACGTGAGCTCGGTCGCCCACGAGTCGTTCGACGGGGCGCTGGTGGTCAAGTCGCTCGGTCGCGAGGCCGACGAGACGGAGCGGTTCACCAAGGTCACGCACGAGCTGCGCGACGCCAACATCGCCGTGGGCCGCATTCGCAGCATGTTCGACCCGTTGCTCGAGGCGCTGCCCAACCTCGGCATCCTGCTGGTCATCGTGCTCGGTGTGGGGCGGGTCGCCAGCGGTGCCGCCGACCCGGGCGACGTCGTCCAGGTGGCCTACCTCTTCACGGTCGTGGCCTTCCCCGTACGCGCGATCGGCTGGGTCCTCGGTGAGCTGCCGCGAAGCGTGGTCGGCTGGGAGCGGGTGTCGTCGGTGCTGGACGCCGAGGGCTCGATGGCTTACGGCTCACGCACGCTGCCCGGCAGCGGACCGGTGGCGCTCGACATCGACGGGCTGACGTTCGGCTTCGCTGACCCTTCGACAGGCTCAGGAACCGCGGTGAAGGACGTCCTGCGGGGCATCGACGTCGAGGTCGAACCCGGCAAGGTCGTGGCGGTCGTGGGTGCGACGGGCAGCGGCAAGAGCACCCTGACGTCGCTCCTGACCCGCCTCGTCGACCCGCAGCACGGTGCGATCCGGGTCGACGGGCACGACATCCGCGAGCTGAGCCACGCCGAGCTCGCCAAGGCGATCGCGGTCGTTCCGCAGGCCACGTTCCTGTTCGACGACAGTGTGCGCGAGAACGTCACCCTCGGCGGCGACTTCTCCGACGAGGACGTCTGGGCCGCTCTGCGCACGGTCCAGGCGGACGGGTTCGTCGCCCGGCTCCCCGAGGGGCTCGACGCGGAGCTCGGTGAGCGCGGCACGACGTTGTCCGGCGGGCAGCGCCAGCGACTGTCGCTGGCCCGCGCGCTCGTACGCCGGCCGCGCCTGCTGGTGATGGACGACGCCACGAGCGCCGTCGACCCTGAGGTCGAGCAGCGCATCCTCAAGGCCCTGGCTGCCCACACCGCCGACGATGACGGGCCGACCGTGCTCGTCGTCGCCTACCGCAAGGCCACGATCGCGCTCGCCGACGAGGTCGTGTTCCTCGACAACGGCGTCATCGCCGACCGTGGCAGCCACGACGAGCTGGTCGCCCGTTCGGCCGACTACCGCAACCTCGTCAACGCCTACGACCACGCCCGGGAGGTGGAGTCATGA
- the ybaK gene encoding Cys-tRNA(Pro) deacylase yields the protein MAANKKPTDATPAFVALHRANIPFTPHTYVHDPRADSFGMEAAAALGVEPGRVFKTLMAEIDGELCVGIVPVMGSLDLKALADALGGKRAQMADAAQAQRATGYVIGGISPLGQKRKHRTVIDKTAAQWPTIFVSGGRRGLEAELQPSDLILLTEAVVARIAR from the coding sequence GTGGCCGCCAACAAGAAGCCCACCGACGCAACGCCTGCGTTCGTCGCGCTCCATCGCGCCAACATCCCGTTCACTCCCCACACGTACGTCCACGATCCACGTGCCGACTCGTTCGGCATGGAAGCCGCAGCAGCACTCGGGGTCGAGCCGGGACGGGTGTTCAAGACGTTGATGGCCGAGATCGACGGCGAGCTGTGCGTCGGCATCGTGCCCGTCATGGGTTCGCTCGACCTCAAGGCGCTCGCCGATGCCCTGGGAGGCAAGCGCGCCCAGATGGCTGATGCGGCACAGGCGCAGCGGGCGACGGGCTACGTCATCGGCGGGATCTCACCGCTGGGCCAGAAGCGCAAGCACCGGACCGTGATCGACAAGACCGCAGCGCAGTGGCCGACGATCTTCGTGTCGGGCGGCCGCCGGGGCCTCGAGGCCGAGCTGCAGCCGAGCGACCTGATCCTGCTGACCGAGGCTGTCGTCGCCCGCATCGCCCGCTGA
- a CDS encoding ABC transporter ATP-binding protein, whose product MSTEASEEGRLTGIAILRRGLALSPAIKEGLGLTLLLAILSTIGGSVIPIVIKQTVDSGLGKGHSTELSDVAGYLLAALGIIVASSLLAYWMRVRLFVASERGLAQLRVDAFRHVHDLSMLTQNAERRGVLVSRVTSDIDQVSQFLQFTGIMMVVSLGQIVVATVIMAWFSWQLTIVVWVCFLPLAISLKYFAERLSRAYDIVRGTVGEMLAVIAEPVVGASVVRAYAIERRTQERVDAGIGRNLDANVRAQKLVAVTFASAGVAGGLANAAVIAFGVAIGLSGQLSMGTVIAFAFLVGLFVGPVQMATQVLTDAQNAIASWRRVIELLDTPADVVDPGEAGTTLPGGTLGARFEGVTFAYPGGPDVLKDIDVEIPPRQRVAIVGETGSGKTTFAKLLTRLMDPTAGVVRLGDTDISQVSFDDLRRHVLMVPQEGFLFDATLRDNLLYGKKDATETELLEVFDRLGLSDWYAALPRGLDSQVGQRGESLSAGERQLVALVRSALADPEFIVLDEATSAVDPQTELRATRALDRLLEGRSSVTIAHRLSTAENADRVLVFDAGRLVEDGTHAELVDLGGVYARLHASWVAQASLSSHHPVVDPV is encoded by the coding sequence ATGAGCACTGAAGCTTCCGAAGAGGGACGGCTGACCGGCATCGCGATCCTGCGGCGCGGTCTGGCCCTCTCGCCGGCGATCAAGGAGGGCCTCGGCCTCACCCTGCTGCTGGCGATCCTCAGCACGATCGGCGGATCGGTCATCCCGATCGTCATCAAGCAGACGGTCGACTCCGGTCTCGGCAAGGGCCACAGCACCGAGCTGAGCGATGTCGCCGGCTACCTGCTCGCCGCCCTCGGCATCATCGTGGCCTCGAGCCTGCTGGCCTACTGGATGCGCGTACGCCTGTTCGTGGCGAGCGAGCGTGGCCTGGCCCAGCTGCGCGTCGACGCGTTCCGGCACGTCCACGACCTGTCGATGCTGACCCAGAACGCCGAACGTCGTGGCGTCCTGGTCTCGCGGGTCACGTCCGACATCGACCAGGTCTCGCAGTTCCTGCAGTTCACCGGGATCATGATGGTCGTCAGCCTCGGGCAGATCGTCGTGGCGACGGTGATCATGGCCTGGTTCTCGTGGCAGCTGACGATCGTCGTCTGGGTCTGCTTCCTGCCGCTGGCCATCAGCCTCAAGTACTTCGCCGAGCGGCTCAGCCGGGCCTACGACATCGTGCGCGGGACCGTCGGCGAGATGCTCGCGGTCATCGCCGAGCCCGTCGTGGGCGCCTCCGTCGTCCGGGCCTACGCGATCGAGCGTCGCACGCAGGAGCGGGTCGACGCGGGCATCGGTCGCAACCTCGACGCCAACGTCCGGGCCCAGAAGCTCGTCGCCGTCACGTTCGCGTCGGCAGGCGTCGCCGGCGGTCTCGCCAACGCCGCCGTCATCGCGTTCGGCGTCGCGATCGGGCTGTCCGGCCAGCTGTCGATGGGCACGGTGATCGCGTTCGCGTTCCTCGTCGGGCTGTTCGTCGGCCCCGTGCAGATGGCCACCCAGGTGCTCACCGACGCCCAGAACGCGATCGCCTCGTGGCGCCGCGTCATCGAGCTGCTCGACACCCCGGCCGACGTCGTCGATCCCGGCGAGGCCGGCACCACGTTGCCCGGAGGCACGCTCGGTGCACGGTTCGAAGGCGTGACGTTCGCCTATCCCGGTGGACCGGACGTCCTCAAGGACATCGACGTCGAGATCCCGCCGCGCCAACGCGTCGCGATCGTGGGCGAGACCGGCTCGGGCAAGACCACGTTCGCCAAGCTGCTCACCCGGCTCATGGACCCGACCGCGGGAGTCGTACGCCTGGGCGACACCGACATCAGCCAGGTGTCCTTCGACGACCTGCGCCGGCACGTCCTGATGGTGCCGCAGGAGGGCTTCCTGTTCGACGCCACCCTGCGCGACAACCTGCTCTACGGCAAGAAGGACGCGACCGAGACCGAGCTCCTCGAAGTCTTCGACCGGCTCGGCCTCTCCGACTGGTACGCCGCGCTGCCTCGCGGGCTCGACTCCCAGGTCGGTCAGCGTGGCGAGTCGCTGTCGGCGGGGGAGCGGCAGCTCGTGGCACTCGTACGCTCCGCGCTCGCCGATCCGGAGTTCATCGTGCTCGACGAGGCGACCAGCGCAGTCGACCCGCAGACCGAGCTACGGGCGACCCGCGCCCTCGACCGGCTGCTCGAGGGCAGGTCCAGCGTGACGATCGCGCACCGGCTGTCCACGGCCGAGAACGCCGACCGCGTCCTCGTCTTCGACGCCGGCCGGCTCGTCGAGGACGGCACGCACGCCGAGCTCGTCGACCTCGGCGGGGTCTACGCCCGGCTGCACGCGAGCTGGGTCGCGCAGGCCTCGCTCTCGAGCCACCACCCGGTCGTCGACCCGGTGTGA
- the hisD gene encoding histidinol dehydrogenase, translating to MMRRLDLRNLEPDADEWQWVYSAAVPRAEMDVEHAMAAVRPICEDVKSRGADAVLDAGERFDGVRPAQLRVPAAAISQALESLAPDIRAGLEESIRRLRQTCQAELERTLVTDVAPGATVERRIVPMQRVGLYVPGGLAPLVSTVIMNAVPAQVAGVPGIALASPPNAEFGGLPHPTILAACGLLGIDEVYSAGGAQALAMFAYGAGECRPVNLITGPGNIYVAAAKRYLQGTVSIDAEAGPTEIAIIADDTADAAFVAADLISQAEHDPMAASVLITDSERLADAVDSALLDQIGSAKHADRIRTALEGQQSATVLVRDVDQAVQVANGYAAEHLEIQTVAAADVATRIVNAGAVFVGSHTPVSLGDYAAGSNHVLPTAGCACHSSGLSVRAFCKNMHVVTYDEAALREVGDHVVTLAEAENLPSHGAAVSIRMSR from the coding sequence GTGATGCGACGTCTCGACCTGCGAAATCTGGAGCCCGATGCCGACGAGTGGCAATGGGTCTACAGCGCTGCTGTGCCGCGCGCCGAGATGGACGTCGAGCACGCGATGGCCGCGGTGCGGCCGATCTGTGAGGACGTGAAGTCGCGCGGTGCCGATGCGGTGCTCGACGCGGGGGAGCGCTTCGATGGCGTACGCCCTGCGCAGCTCCGGGTCCCGGCCGCCGCGATCAGCCAAGCCCTCGAGTCGCTCGCCCCCGACATCCGGGCGGGCCTCGAGGAGTCGATCCGCCGGCTGCGACAGACCTGCCAGGCAGAGCTCGAGCGCACGCTCGTCACCGATGTCGCACCGGGCGCGACGGTCGAGCGCCGGATCGTCCCGATGCAGCGCGTCGGCCTCTACGTCCCCGGGGGCCTGGCGCCGCTGGTCAGCACCGTGATCATGAACGCCGTTCCCGCCCAGGTCGCCGGAGTGCCCGGCATCGCACTCGCGAGCCCGCCCAACGCCGAGTTCGGCGGTTTGCCCCACCCGACGATCCTGGCGGCGTGCGGCCTGCTGGGGATCGACGAGGTCTACTCCGCCGGAGGAGCCCAGGCACTGGCCATGTTCGCCTACGGTGCAGGGGAGTGCCGTCCGGTCAACCTCATCACAGGGCCGGGCAACATCTACGTCGCCGCCGCCAAGCGCTACCTGCAGGGCACGGTCAGCATCGACGCCGAGGCCGGCCCCACCGAGATCGCGATCATCGCCGATGACACGGCCGACGCGGCGTTCGTCGCGGCCGACCTGATCAGCCAGGCCGAGCACGATCCCATGGCGGCGAGCGTGCTGATCACCGACAGCGAGCGGCTCGCCGACGCCGTCGACTCGGCGTTGCTCGACCAGATCGGCTCGGCAAAGCACGCCGACCGCATCCGCACGGCGCTCGAGGGCCAGCAGTCGGCCACCGTGCTCGTGCGCGACGTCGACCAGGCCGTCCAGGTTGCCAACGGCTACGCGGCCGAGCACCTCGAGATCCAGACCGTCGCCGCCGCGGACGTCGCCACCCGGATCGTCAACGCCGGTGCGGTGTTCGTCGGCTCGCACACGCCGGTGTCACTGGGTGACTACGCCGCCGGCTCCAACCACGTCCTGCCCACCGCGGGCTGCGCCTGCCACTCCTCGGGACTCTCGGTGCGGGCGTTCTGCAAGAACATGCACGTCGTCACGTACGACGAGGCGGCGCTTCGCGAGGTCGGCGATCACGTCGTGACGCTCGCCGAGGCGGAGAACCTGCCGTCGCACGGCGCGGCGGTGTCGATCCGGATGTCCCGCTGA
- the hisB gene encoding imidazoleglycerol-phosphate dehydratase HisB, protein MTRTARIERKTSESHVVVEIDLDGSGINDISTGVGFYDHMLTAFSRHSLIDLTVKSEGDLHIDAHHTVEDTAICLGEAIREALGDKVGIRRYGDALVPLDESIAQAVVDVSGRPYFVHSGEPDRQITAIIGGQYTGALTAHVLESIAHHAGITMHVRLLDGRDPHHIAEAQFKAVARALRDAVAIDPRESGIPSTKGAL, encoded by the coding sequence ATGACCCGCACTGCGCGCATCGAGCGAAAGACCTCGGAGTCGCACGTCGTGGTCGAGATCGACCTCGACGGATCAGGCATCAACGACATCTCGACGGGTGTCGGCTTCTACGACCACATGCTGACGGCGTTCTCGCGCCACTCGCTGATCGACCTGACGGTCAAGTCCGAAGGCGATCTGCACATCGACGCGCACCACACCGTCGAGGACACCGCGATCTGCCTCGGTGAGGCGATCCGCGAGGCGCTCGGCGACAAGGTCGGCATCCGGCGCTACGGCGACGCGCTCGTGCCGCTCGACGAGTCGATCGCGCAAGCCGTCGTCGACGTGTCGGGCCGGCCCTACTTCGTGCACTCCGGCGAGCCGGACCGGCAGATCACCGCGATCATCGGCGGGCAGTACACCGGCGCCCTGACCGCCCACGTCCTCGAGTCGATCGCCCACCACGCCGGCATCACGATGCACGTACGCCTGCTGGACGGCCGCGATCCGCACCACATCGCGGAGGCGCAGTTCAAGGCGGTCGCGCGTGCGCTGCGTGACGCCGTCGCGATCGACCCCCGCGAATCGGGGATCCCGAGCACGAAGGGTGCTCTGTGA
- the priA gene encoding bifunctional 1-(5-phosphoribosyl)-5-((5-phosphoribosylamino)methylideneamino)imidazole-4-carboxamide isomerase/phosphoribosylanthranilate isomerase PriA translates to MTLELLPAVDVADGQAVRLVQGELGSETTYGSPLDAALQWQSDGAEWIHLVDLDAAFGKGSNRELLADVVDRLDVKVELSGGIRDDASLEAALATGCTRVNLGTAALENPEWCRKVVGQYGDQIAVGLDVRGTTLAARGWTQEGGDLFEVLERLERDGCARYVLTDVTKDGTLTGPNLDLLRQVCEITDKPVVASGGVSSLDDLRAIASLTGVGVEGAIVGKALYAGAFTLPEALAAVAHA, encoded by the coding sequence GTGACCCTCGAACTCCTCCCCGCCGTCGACGTCGCCGATGGACAGGCCGTGCGCCTCGTCCAGGGCGAGCTCGGCAGCGAGACGACCTACGGATCCCCGCTCGACGCAGCCCTGCAGTGGCAGTCCGACGGTGCGGAGTGGATCCACCTCGTCGATCTCGACGCCGCGTTCGGCAAGGGTTCCAACCGTGAGCTCCTCGCCGACGTCGTCGACCGGCTCGACGTCAAGGTCGAGCTGTCGGGTGGCATCCGCGACGACGCCTCGCTCGAGGCGGCACTGGCCACCGGCTGCACCCGCGTCAACCTCGGCACGGCCGCGCTCGAGAACCCGGAGTGGTGCCGCAAGGTCGTCGGCCAGTACGGCGACCAGATCGCGGTGGGCCTCGACGTGCGCGGCACGACGCTGGCGGCGCGTGGCTGGACGCAGGAGGGTGGAGACCTGTTCGAGGTGCTGGAACGGCTCGAGCGCGACGGCTGCGCCCGCTACGTCCTCACCGACGTCACCAAGGACGGCACCCTCACCGGGCCCAACCTCGACCTGCTGCGCCAGGTGTGCGAGATCACCGACAAGCCCGTGGTCGCCTCCGGCGGCGTGTCGAGCCTCGACGACCTCCGCGCGATCGCGTCGCTGACCGGTGTCGGCGTCGAGGGCGCCATCGTCGGCAAGGCCCTGTACGCCGGCGCGTTCACCCTGCCCGAGGCGCTCGCCGCGGTCGCCCACGCCTGA
- the hisF gene encoding imidazole glycerol phosphate synthase subunit HisF, with the protein MSLAVRVIPCLDVDNGRVVKGVNFVNLRDAGDPVEMAKVYDAEGADELTFLDITASSDSRDTTFDVVGRTADQVFIPLTVGGGVRTPEDVDRLLRAGADKVGINTAAIARPEVIAEIAHRFGNQVLVLSVDARRSPDQPSGFEVTTHGGRTSAGLDAVEWARTATELGAGEILLNSMDADGTKDGFDLEMIRAVRGVTQVPLIASGGAGRLEHFPAAVDAGADAVLAASVFHFGDMTIGQVKETLRAAGHCVR; encoded by the coding sequence GTGAGCCTCGCCGTACGTGTCATCCCGTGCCTGGACGTCGACAACGGCAGGGTCGTCAAGGGCGTCAACTTCGTCAACCTGCGCGATGCCGGCGACCCGGTCGAGATGGCCAAGGTCTATGACGCCGAGGGCGCCGACGAGCTCACGTTCCTCGACATCACGGCGTCGTCCGACAGCCGTGACACGACGTTCGACGTCGTGGGCCGCACCGCCGACCAGGTGTTCATCCCCCTGACCGTCGGCGGCGGAGTCCGTACGCCCGAGGACGTCGACCGGCTCCTGCGGGCGGGAGCGGACAAGGTCGGAATCAACACCGCAGCCATCGCGCGGCCCGAGGTCATCGCCGAGATCGCCCACCGGTTCGGCAACCAGGTCCTGGTCCTGAGCGTCGACGCGCGCCGCAGCCCGGATCAGCCGAGCGGGTTCGAGGTGACGACGCACGGGGGTCGTACGTCGGCGGGTCTCGACGCCGTCGAGTGGGCGCGCACCGCCACCGAGCTGGGTGCCGGAGAGATCCTGCTCAACTCGATGGACGCCGACGGCACCAAGGACGGCTTCGACCTGGAAATGATTCGGGCGGTCCGTGGCGTTACACAAGTGCCACTCATCGCGAGTGGTGGCGCCGGACGGCTCGAGCACTTCCCAGCGGCCGTCGATGCCGGCGCCGACGCAGTGCTCGCCGCGAGCGTGTTCCACTTCGGCGACATGACCATCGGACAGGTGAAAGAGACGTTGCGAGCTGCAGGACACTGTGTCCGATAG
- the hisI gene encoding phosphoribosyl-AMP cyclohydrolase produces MSSLDPAIAARLKRDAHGLVTAVIQDAESRDVLMVGWMDDEALHRTLTTRRGTFWSRSRQTYWVKGETSGNTQAVREVRLDCDGDTLLVLVDQTGPACHTGARTCFDADQLL; encoded by the coding sequence GTGAGTTCCCTCGACCCCGCCATCGCGGCGCGCCTCAAGCGCGACGCCCATGGCCTCGTGACCGCCGTGATCCAGGACGCCGAGAGCCGTGACGTGCTCATGGTCGGCTGGATGGACGACGAGGCGCTCCACCGCACCCTGACGACCCGGCGCGGGACGTTCTGGAGCCGCAGCCGGCAGACCTACTGGGTCAAGGGCGAGACGTCGGGCAACACCCAGGCGGTGCGCGAGGTCCGGCTCGACTGCGACGGCGACACCCTGCTCGTGCTGGTCGACCAGACCGGCCCGGCGTGCCACACCGGCGCGCGCACGTGCTTCGACGCGGACCAGCTGTTGTGA
- the hisH gene encoding imidazole glycerol phosphate synthase subunit HisH, with product MTGRPRVAVLDYGSGNLRSAVRAVERAGAEAILTSDAATAIEADGLLVPGVGAFEACMRGLVAVDGVRIVERRLIANRPVLGICVGMQILFAEGIEHGVRTEGCGELPGVVERLQAPIVPHMGWNTVEPGEGSRMFAGIEDERFYFVHSYGVRDWVLTQPPAMPAPAVTWTDYAGDRFVAAAEHGPLWATQFHPEKSGDAGSQLLKNWLATL from the coding sequence GTGACGGGTCGGCCCCGCGTTGCGGTGCTGGACTACGGCTCTGGGAACCTCCGCTCGGCAGTACGTGCCGTCGAGCGCGCCGGGGCCGAGGCCATCCTCACCAGCGACGCGGCCACCGCGATCGAGGCCGACGGGCTGCTCGTGCCCGGCGTCGGCGCCTTCGAGGCCTGCATGCGTGGGCTCGTGGCGGTCGACGGCGTACGCATCGTGGAGCGCCGCCTGATCGCCAACCGACCGGTGCTCGGCATCTGCGTCGGCATGCAGATCCTGTTCGCCGAGGGCATCGAGCACGGCGTACGCACGGAGGGCTGCGGCGAGCTGCCCGGCGTCGTCGAGCGGCTCCAGGCGCCGATCGTGCCGCACATGGGCTGGAACACGGTCGAGCCCGGTGAGGGTTCACGGATGTTCGCCGGCATCGAGGACGAGCGGTTCTACTTCGTGCACTCCTACGGCGTCCGTGACTGGGTGCTCACCCAGCCACCGGCGATGCCGGCGCCGGCCGTGACGTGGACCGACTACGCGGGGGACCGCTTCGTCGCGGCCGCCGAGCACGGGCCGTTGTGGGCGACGCAGTTCCACCCGGAGAAGTCCGGTGACGCCGGGTCCCAGCTGTTGAAGAACTGGCTCGCGACGCTCTAG